The sequence GGCAACTTTGCTTCAGAAAGCAAACATCTGACTCTTTCCATCAAGGTCCTGTTCATTCTTTCCGCCAAACCATTAAGTTGGGGAGTTTAGGAGGAGTCTTCTGGTGTCTGATACCTTGATGCCTGCAGTTTTCTTCAAACGGTCCACAATATTTACCACCGTTATCAGTACGAATACACTTTAGCTTCTTCCCTGTTTCTCCTTCAACCGAAGCTTGAAACTGCTTAAAGACACCTAACACTTGGTCTTTCGTCTTCAAGACATAGTCCCAGAGTTTTCTTGAACAGTCATCTATAAAAGTGACAAAGTAAAGTCCACCCAAAGTCCTTGTTTTCATAGGACCACATAAATCTAAATGCACCAGCTCAAGTAACTCTGTCTTTCTTGAAGGAGGATGAGACTTGAAAGAAACTCTATTTTGTTTTCCAGCTAAGCAGTGCTCACATTTTTCTAATTTAGCACTTTTAAAATCTGCCAACAATTTCTTCTTGGCCAGAACATTAAGTCCTTTCTCGCTAATGTGGCTAAGCCTCTTGTGccataatgttgaaaagttagCGCTTTCAATTGTATTCACCATGTTAGCACAAGTAGAAGCCGTAGTCCAGTATAGACCACAACGTTTGTCTCCACGAGCCACAACCAAAGAACCCTTAATGAGTTTTCATTTTCCACCACCATTGGTACTAACATATCCCTCATCATCCAGCACGCCAACTAAAATCAACTGTTGATGAACATCGGGTGCATGTTTTACATTGTTTAAAACTAGTGTAGATTCAGAACTAGCTTTCAAACAAATTGTACCAATGTCAACCACCTTAGAAACAGTCTCATTGTCCATACTCAAGGTTCCAAAGTCACCTGGAGTATAAGATGAGAAAAAGTTCTTCCTTGATGTCACATGAGATGCGGCACCAGAATCCACAACCCAACTTGACTCATCACAAACAACATTTATTAGATTTGCATCGAGGACAGTAACAAGATCTTCGGTGGTAACGGTGGCTACGCAATTTTCATTgtcatcttctttctttttctcctttgtctcttttctccttcttcaacttCCAGCAAAATTTATTTGTGTGCCCTTTTAACCCAAAGTGGTGGcactcaaaatttttaaatttgccTCTGGATTTGCCTCTATGGTGTTCTTCATTTTGAGCACCACGATTCTTGCTTCTCCCCCTATCGCCAGTCGCCAAGACATCAGACGAAGAGGAACCTAGAGACTTTCGTCTCATTTCTTCATTAAGAATGTTGCTCTTGGCAAAATCCATAGATATCACGCCATCAGGAGCAGAATTTGATAATGAAGTTCTAAATGTTTCCCATTAGTCTGGTAGGGAACCAAGTAGAAGCAAGccttgaatttcttcatcaaacttaaTACCCGTAGCAAATAACTGGTTCATGATCCCCTGAAAATTATTCAGGTGATCTGTCATTGGAGAACCATCATGGTATTTTAACCCCAACATTTGTTTAGTCAAgaacatcttattattttcagtatttcgaGCATACAAACTTTCAAGATGCTTCAATAGGGACCGAGCATGTGTCTCTCAAAAAATATGGTTCACCACATTATCGTCAACCCACTGCCTGATAAAACCGCAAACCTGACAGTGCAACAGGTTTCGCTCTTCCTCGATTTTATTTTCAGGTTTTACAGTGCAAAAGATCGGTTGATAAAAATTCCTTACTATAGTTGCTACTCTTGGTCCGtagtttttttccttatttagaagGATTTTCACGTAAAATTCTTGATgtcattatctttatttatttttccctaATATTTTGCCATAAATACTTTTGTTGTTATTCCGGGTTTACCCAACAAACTGGTATCAAAGCCACGATTTATTTGTGGGGTCCAGCCCTATGAATTCACATTTTCCTTTATCAAAGTTGGTGACCAACTACTGCCATGTTCTTGTAGAGAAAATTTCTGCATGCTTATTGTCAAAAATGGGCTACGGCATGTACGTATGCAATGACATCattattttcttgctttttttgCCTATAAATATGAAGGCAACTTCAACTCTGCAAAAACACACcaacaaagagagaaaaaatatatagagaGCAGTGAGATATTTCACAGACAGTGATAAAAATAGTCTGTGAAGGAAAAAATAGAGTGAGCAATATTTTTTGTAAGGTGGTAGTTTATTTGTGACTACAGTGTAAAATTCTTTACTAGGTATTTTAGTAAGGTAGGAGTCAAAAGAGatttatttcttttgagtgtaGTAGTCACCTTGAGTATTGTACTGTGACTAAGGTGTAAAATTCCTTATTATAGTAATATCAGTTGTTCCTCTTGGTCCGTGGTTTTTCCCCTTATTTagaagggtttccacgtaaaaatcttggTGTCATTATCGCTtttattgttcttgttgattaATCGTATTATCGTTGTCATAATTATTGCTTTTTTATTACCGCAAGATTATTATCGTGGCGGAATTTATTTCCAACAACTGGTATCAGAGAGCAGGTTCTACtcattcatgaaaataatatttGCGGTTGGTGGTACTATACTCGGTAAAAATAAAATGTCCGGAGTAAAGTACGAGGTAGCAAAATTCAACGACGATAGCGGTTTGGGAAGTGCCCAGCTCCATTAGTATGAGGCCTTTTGGGAGGTTCTCAAAAACAAATCCATGAGGGCTtggcccaaagcggacaatatcatactagtgTGGCGTTTGGATGAAGTCACAGGCGGTCCCCAACTTAATGTgcattgaaaaaagaaaattcaatgaTAAACAAGCTTCATAATTCACAACTTTAAGTGAATTTAGGTTAAAAAAAAGAGCTTTCTTTTAGCCTTGCTCAGCACATTGTGTTTTCGATAAGTGAGATGGATGTGATTTAATACAAATGCTACCTTGATGTCATGTTTATATGTGTTATTTGACTGGACACGGggttaaggatgatatagtactAACTAAAAAAGTTAGTTTTATAGAAAAGAACAAAGTTGTTGTGAAAGATAGCAATGGAACATTATCTAACAGTTTGGGACGTCAGATAGTTGGGATGGGGTAGTACGTCTCTGTGATAAATATTAAAGGGATGATTTTTCTCTGTAGATTTTGAAAGACGAAGCCACAAGGGAGCAGTATGATTATGCACTTGCTCATCCAGAGGAGGTTAGTTTCCATTACTCATTTGGTTACAGATTGTTTGCATAAAAAGTTTTTCATAGAATTATGGCGAGGAGTCCTAGTGCTTCAATATAGTACCGTGATGACATTTCTTTTTTAGTATCATGGATTCCAGTTTATGAGTAGTTGACTTGCTTGGAAAATGCTATTGGACTTCTCAATTGACAGATGATAATCAGGTCGCGTACTAATGCGTTTTATTCATGCTTTTGAATTTTCAGTTTTTCTACAATACGGCTCGGTATTACCATGCTTACTATGGTCACAAAACTGTGAGTGCCTTTTCCTATTTCCTTCCAGATATTTGTATACGTGTATCAACACTTCATATGGGTGAAACTTTGAGCTTGAGAATTCATTATACTTGCAAAGTTGATTTTATGCTCACTTAGCTGTTTGTGTTTGAAATTATAGGATACCCGTGCTGTCCTTGTTGGTCTTCTTTTGATAATATCATCATTTCAGTATATGAATCAGTGGACAAGATATAATCAGGTAAAATAACACTCAACATTCATCGTTAAGATTTCTTTCAATTTGTATTCAGTAAGCAATGGTTATGACGCGATCTTTGTATAGAAATTGAAGAATGCTTTCATGATTTCTCTTTTGCTTGATTTCTtccatttattttagatttatgattaGAAAAATCTCCGGGATGACATTTTATAGTCTGACAATCTAAGAGCAGTGTGATCTTagacaataaaagaaaagaatagtccTATGATGATCAGTGAGATAACGAGATAATCCTATGTATATGTAACTGTAAACTGTGTACCTTGACTTTTTGTCGGGGTAAACCTAGCTGATATGAAGATGCATTGTTTTATGATTACCTATCTTATGAGGTGTAATTATTTGTTTGaagataattattattttattgacaAATTTGAATAACTTAGTAATCAATAAATGAACTAGAAAATTGTTCATCTAGCCATGTTAACCCTGTCATCCTATTCTGATACACCTTATTGTCATAGGATAAGAACACGACGCCAGAAGTGAAAGCGGAGAAAATAGGGATTTGGATTATTCAAGTCTTACCTTGTGGATGGAACGTGAGAAAGTAGTATATTTGGATGAGTTACTTAGGATAGCAATAGCATGTTGGTCGATAAAGTGTCTCGAGCACTAGGAGAAATCTGTGGTGATACATAAACTATAACAACAGCATACTAAGAACAATCCAATTTACCATGCATCTATCCATATTCATAGAAAATCAATCATAATCTTACTACGTCCGCTCTAGCTGTCAACCTATTTCAAGTTTCCACTTTTATCAGGGTTTGGAACCAGCTATTTTTTGAGAATCTAAAATAGGTGGAGTTAATGACATTTGCTGTGACTTTTCTGAAAATTTAAGGGGAAGAAGGATGAGATTCTGTGAATTTATGTTATATACCCTTGATCGAAGTTTGCAGAAAACACCTTAGAAGTAACAAAAAAAGCTTCAAGATGTTGTGGCATGATTCTCATAAAATTCTTCCCTCTTCTAAATGAGCATCAGAAGATTCAGTAACTTCCAAAAAATTGCATGATACCATTAGGAATAAATCCAACATGAGGCAGCTACCTATTTCATAAATTGTATGGCAAAGAAGATACTATAtccttttcaaatttaatttttaaataatcgATCATCTAGATACACTCCAAGATTCACAACAAAATATAAAGAGGTTTCTTACATACCctttctttacttttctgcattagctAGCTTGATTTGTAATGAAAATTCAGGATGATCTATGGTGGGCAATTTTATTGTTTAGTGGGAAACATTGCAAAATAGTAGTTAGACTCCAACGGAAGAGTAATATTTTGAAAGGTTACACCATGgctaataaaataaaacaacgtAAAATTCTCCTTATTTTGAATTCTGCGAGACATTATTCTTTGGCTTAAACAAAAAGTAGAAGAGCCCTATAGTTGGAGATGAAAGTAGTTCTTTTCTTGTTTCTTACTATTTCTTTGCCATGTGTTGTAAATTGTGATTTTTGTGATTTCCTCTTTTATTAGGCTATTGACATGGTCAAGAAAACACCAGCTTATAAAAATAAGCTACGTGCTTTGGAGCTTCAACGTTCTGGAGGAGTGGCTAATAGGAAGAAGGGCAACAAGCAGATGGACAAGTGTGGACATGTCTCTTCGTTTATTGATTATGGAGCCTGAATCTTCTGGCTTAGTTTGACAAAATATACTTGTTTTTTCATATGGGCTGTAGTTCAAATTTGTTTATTTGCTACATCTGGATTTATCAGCCGAATTTGCTATTTGTGACAGGAAGGTGGAAGAAGAACTTGGCAAGGAACTCAACTTGGACATAAGGGGAACTGAAAAGCCTTCTGTTTGGGAACTAATTGGAGTCCGTCTTATACTTCTTCCGTACACTCTGGGAAAGGTAGCAGCATTTTTTAGCTTGGGCAGTTGATCCAAATTTCCTTGTGCTTATAGTTTGTTCTGCTAGAGGGTTTTACATAAGATACTTTATGCTTATGAATATCACATATTAGAGTAGGGGTTCCTGATATCTTCTGTCTTCTGCAGCTGTTGCTGTGGTATGGATGTTGGTTCTGGAGGTACAATGTCAAGCGTGCTCCATACTCATGGGAAGATGCCTCGTATTTGACACGAAGGTCCCTTCGGGTTTCTCTTGATTCATGGAAATCTATTGGTAAGACAAACTGATTTTCAAACATCTTCTGTGTTTACGCACGACGTGGTAGTGTTGAGTAATTGAGTTGAATTAGAGGAGATAAGAGCATAAATAGGTCCATTATGTAGTTTAATTGActaagcaatttttttttttttgggtggagGTAGTGTGGGGGTGGGGAGTGAAGGGTGGGGGGGATGATTGGTAATGACTAAGCAAAAATATGGTTATAGTAAGACGAATGTGGCCCAAATTATATGAATATCAGCAACCCAAGGATGAGGTAGATCCTACCACACACACTGGCTGGACACCCTCCATTGACCTGCTTAATTAGGGGGAAGTCCTTATGACCAGTGCAATTCGTGTATCTTATTGTATTCTAGAAACCGATCAAAGAACAGATATCTAGCATCAAGGTGAGCTGGTGGATGTTACATAAAGATCTGTTATACTACTTTGGCATAtgccaaaaagaaaaataagcaaaTGAAAACAACGAATAATCCGAAGTGCAAGCAACCACAGATGTTAATTTGCACTGCATTGATTTGCTTTGTACTTCTGACATTTCAGTAATGCCTTTTTGTCTCCCAATTGCAGAATATCTGTCAATTTAGTTAAGCTAAACTGAAAGAAAAGGTCAAAACCCGACTATAGAGCACGCATTGCTCTGTCTTCTCCACTGCCTAATCTCTTTATGAACCTCTTCCGTGCTGTCAatttatttttgggttaaattaaTGTAGGCTGTTAAGGTATTAGTTGTAAATTGGTGCACTAGTCAGTGTGTGTGGAAAAGATTCCTCAACgtcataattttaattatatggCGAAGGTGAAAGCAAAGAAAGTTTCTGATACCTGTGTAAATCTTGAGAAATGTAAATAAAAGTGATTGCGGATATGTTCCCATGATTCTGATGTATTTTATATAAATGTTTCCTCAATCGTTGCTGCTTGGCATACTACCAACGTTGTTGTTTgataaaagttttttttcattCCCATGCTGTTTATGATTCTTCCAATCATACTTCTTTTATCAGGCGAATCAACCAAAGAAGATCTTATAGAAAGACGGCTTTGGGAGAAGTCCAACTTTGAAAACTATGTGGCAGAGATGCGCAAGGAATCAAAGCGCCGAAGATAGAAGGCTTTTCTTACTCAAAGCTATGTGTAGGATGAGACCAGTTTTGACAGGGAGTATTCTGACACATGAGGCCAAAAGTCTAATTTTAAATTCTTGAAGACAGCGAGAGCTATTGCACTGATAGTATTGTCATAGAACTTGGATTTTCATGGTCAGCGTCACAGAATACTAGTACTTACTAAATAaccatacaaaatacatattgagaCGGGATGCAAGTGCACTGCATTAGGAGCAATTTTCGGGGACAAGCTTCTTCTGATGAGTGCCACTCCCCACAATGATTTCGCTGTTGTGATGCTACTATGCTAGGTTAGAATATGTGGTGAACCATCTATATGTTCTGAAAGCACATGTATTCTGTTTCAGATAATGAATTTCATTCATGGCtatgttgtatttgtatttaccGGAGTCTTAACTGGTGAACACAAAAATTGGCAGTGTTAGCTCCACTCAACTTTCTCTCTCCATTAACTTCATTCTGACTTT comes from Capsicum annuum cultivar UCD-10X-F1 chromosome 2, UCD10Xv1.1, whole genome shotgun sequence and encodes:
- the LOC107859549 gene encoding chaperone protein dnaJ 50, whose protein sequence is MARSRAAIQWIVLTVTIVLSFLIQSCFSIYCDEDNCYHLLGVNENANSSEIKKAYYKLSLKHHPDKNPDPESKKLFVKIANAYEILKDEATREQYDYALAHPEEFFYNTARYYHAYYGHKTDTRAVLVGLLLIISSFQYMNQWTRYNQAIDMVKKTPAYKNKLRALELQRSGGVANRKKGNKQMDKKVEEELGKELNLDIRGTEKPSVWELIGVRLILLPYTLGKLLLWYGCWFWRYNVKRAPYSWEDASYLTRRSLRVSLDSWKSIGESTKEDLIERRLWEKSNFENYVAEMRKESKRRR